From the genome of Gracilibacillus salitolerans, one region includes:
- the metG gene encoding methionine--tRNA ligase yields MTEQKKTFYITTPIYYPSGNLHIGHAYSTVAGDAMARYKRLRGYDVRYLTGTDEHGQKIQIKADDAGITPQAYVDEIVSGIKDLWEKLDISYSDFIRTTEERHKKVVEKIFAKLLEQGDIYLDEYEGSYCTSCESFFTERQLENGRCPDCGGPVEHVKEESYFFKMSKYVDRLLAFYDENPEFIQPESRKNEMINNFIKPGLEDLAISRTTFDWGIQVPGNPKHVIYVWIDALSNYITALGYSTDDDSLYQKYWPADVHLMSKEIVRFHTIYWPIMLMALDLPLPKKVFAHGWILMKDGKMSKSKGNVVNPIDLTDRYGLDALRYYLLREVPFGSDGVFTPEGFVDRTNYDLANDLGNLLNRTIAMINKYFDGGIPAFRASEEPFDEQLETLGKETVANVEEALDEMGFSVALTHIWKYVSRTNKYIDETEPWILAKDESKKDRLGNVMAHLVDSLRRIAILLRPFLTQTPNRIFEQIGVSDNEALHTWESLSEFGEIEAGTKVVKKDPIFPRLDVEKEVQIIKDMMTKPEPEKKEEKTEAKDEITYDDFMKLDLRVAEVTHAEKMKKADKLLRIQLDLGSEKRQVISGIAQYYTPESLVGKKVICVTNLKPVKLRGQLSEGMILSGEDKDGSLSLATVESNLPNGSVVK; encoded by the coding sequence ATGACAGAGCAAAAGAAAACTTTTTATATAACGACACCAATTTACTATCCAAGTGGAAATTTACATATTGGCCATGCCTATAGTACGGTTGCTGGAGATGCGATGGCACGTTACAAGCGACTTAGAGGATATGATGTTCGTTATTTAACAGGAACGGATGAACATGGTCAAAAAATCCAAATAAAAGCGGACGACGCAGGGATTACTCCGCAAGCATATGTAGATGAAATCGTCAGCGGTATTAAAGACTTATGGGAAAAGCTAGATATATCTTATAGTGATTTCATTCGTACGACAGAAGAACGTCACAAAAAAGTTGTCGAAAAAATCTTCGCAAAATTATTAGAGCAAGGCGACATTTACTTAGATGAATATGAAGGAAGCTATTGTACTTCTTGTGAATCCTTTTTCACAGAAAGACAACTGGAAAATGGCCGTTGCCCCGATTGTGGTGGACCTGTTGAACACGTAAAAGAAGAGTCATACTTTTTCAAAATGAGTAAGTATGTTGATCGTTTGCTTGCTTTTTATGATGAAAATCCAGAATTCATCCAGCCAGAAAGCCGTAAAAATGAAATGATCAATAACTTTATTAAACCAGGATTGGAAGATTTAGCGATATCTCGTACAACATTTGACTGGGGCATCCAAGTTCCTGGAAATCCAAAACACGTCATTTATGTATGGATTGATGCATTAAGTAATTACATCACTGCATTAGGATATAGTACTGATGATGATAGTTTATATCAAAAATACTGGCCGGCGGATGTTCATTTAATGAGTAAGGAAATTGTTCGTTTCCATACGATTTATTGGCCAATTATGCTAATGGCACTTGATTTACCATTACCGAAAAAAGTGTTTGCGCACGGTTGGATTTTGATGAAAGACGGAAAAATGTCGAAATCAAAAGGTAATGTCGTGAACCCGATAGATTTAACAGATCGTTACGGTTTAGATGCATTACGCTATTACCTGTTACGCGAAGTACCATTCGGTTCAGACGGTGTTTTCACACCAGAAGGTTTCGTAGACCGCACGAACTACGATCTTGCCAATGACTTAGGTAACTTATTAAATCGAACAATAGCGATGATTAATAAATACTTTGATGGTGGAATTCCAGCTTTCCGTGCTTCAGAAGAGCCCTTTGATGAACAATTAGAAACATTAGGAAAAGAAACAGTAGCTAATGTAGAAGAGGCACTAGATGAGATGGGATTCTCTGTTGCATTAACTCACATTTGGAAGTATGTAAGTCGAACAAACAAATATATTGATGAAACAGAGCCATGGATTTTAGCGAAAGATGAAAGTAAAAAAGACCGTTTAGGTAATGTAATGGCGCATTTAGTCGACAGTTTACGACGTATTGCGATTTTATTACGTCCATTCCTGACACAGACACCGAATCGAATTTTCGAACAAATTGGTGTGAGCGACAACGAAGCACTTCATACTTGGGAGAGTCTGTCGGAATTTGGGGAGATTGAAGCTGGAACGAAAGTGGTGAAGAAAGATCCGATCTTCCCGCGTTTGGATGTCGAAAAAGAAGTACAAATTATTAAAGACATGATGACAAAACCTGAACCGGAGAAGAAAGAAGAGAAGACAGAAGCAAAAGATGAAATCACATATGACGATTTTATGAAGCTAGATTTACGTGTGGCAGAAGTAACACACGCTGAAAAAATGAAAAAAGCTGATAAATTATTACGTATTCAATTAGACCTTGGTAGCGAAAAACGTCAAGTAATATCAGGTATTGCACAATACTATACCCCTGAATCATTAGTAGGGAAAAAGGTAATCTGTGTAACCAACTTAAAACCAGTTAAACTACGTGGTCAATTATCAGAAGGTATGATTCTATCCGGAGAAGACAAAGACGGCTCCCTATCCTTGGCTACAGTAGAATCAAACCTGCCAAACGGATCCGTAGTAAAATAA